A stretch of the Rhodospirillaceae bacterium genome encodes the following:
- a CDS encoding aldehyde dehydrogenase family protein: MDKDLEALQSSRDLLRRARAAAEAFRRMPPAQAMAIAGTVAKAAAGRARHYAEWAVRETGFGKVEDKIDKNLAGSIRIYEAYCDTPIGGIRQDRARNVVEIGRPAGVIVGLSNSTSPVGTVYFKAMLALMTRNAIVFSPHPAALACTADAARFLEKTARLAGAPADAIQILAEPTLKATNALMQSDETDLVIATGGAAMVRAAYSSGNPALGVGPGNTPVYVDRSADLASAAEKIVTGKEYDYGTPCSAPSVVLADRPVGRELRGLLEQQGAYFCSDEELATLEAAAFPGGRLNPAIIGQPAGRVAQIAGLSLPPETRAIVGLFEDAAAAQDSGSVPPMAREKLSVLLGAAAVDGVEGAIAVARCMLRSAGAGHTAAIFTGDPEQAVLFGAALDYYRIVVNGDPTNGAVGRGTALPVTFTIGTGFAGKSSIDHNLGPEDLIDWKRVAFPAGDSPAAKPVDERTEPARSTDATVQALKEEIRRIVAEELARS, encoded by the coding sequence ATGGACAAGGATCTGGAAGCGCTGCAAAGCAGCCGGGACCTGCTGCGCCGCGCCCGCGCCGCGGCGGAGGCGTTCCGGCGCATGCCGCCGGCCCAGGCGATGGCGATTGCCGGCACCGTGGCCAAGGCGGCGGCCGGGCGCGCGCGCCACTATGCCGAATGGGCAGTCCGGGAAACCGGCTTCGGCAAGGTCGAGGACAAGATCGACAAGAACCTCGCCGGCAGCATCCGGATCTACGAGGCGTATTGCGACACCCCGATCGGCGGCATCCGGCAGGACCGGGCGCGCAACGTCGTCGAGATCGGCCGCCCGGCCGGCGTCATCGTCGGCCTGTCCAATTCGACCTCGCCGGTCGGCACCGTCTATTTCAAGGCAATGCTGGCGCTGATGACGCGCAACGCCATCGTGTTCAGCCCGCATCCGGCGGCGCTCGCCTGCACCGCCGACGCGGCGCGTTTTCTCGAAAAGACGGCCCGGCTCGCCGGCGCGCCTGCCGACGCGATCCAGATTCTCGCCGAGCCGACGCTCAAGGCGACCAACGCGCTGATGCAATCCGACGAAACCGACCTGGTGATCGCGACCGGCGGTGCCGCCATGGTGCGCGCGGCCTACAGTTCGGGCAATCCGGCGCTCGGCGTCGGTCCCGGCAACACGCCGGTCTATGTCGACCGGTCGGCCGATCTCGCTTCAGCCGCCGAAAAGATCGTCACCGGCAAGGAATACGATTACGGCACGCCCTGTTCGGCGCCGTCGGTCGTGCTGGCCGACCGGCCGGTGGGGCGCGAACTGCGCGGCCTGCTCGAACAGCAGGGCGCATATTTCTGCTCGGACGAGGAACTGGCGACGCTCGAGGCGGCCGCCTTTCCCGGCGGCCGGCTCAACCCGGCGATCATCGGCCAGCCGGCCGGCCGGGTGGCGCAGATTGCCGGCCTGTCGCTGCCGCCGGAGACCCGTGCCATCGTCGGATTGTTTGAGGATGCCGCTGCCGCCCAGGACTCCGGGAGCGTGCCGCCGATGGCGCGCGAAAAGCTCTCCGTCCTGCTCGGCGCGGCGGCGGTCGACGGGGTTGAGGGCGCCATCGCCGTCGCGCGCTGCATGCTGCGCTCGGCCGGCGCCGGCCACACCGCCGCGATCTTCACCGGCGACCCGGAGCAGGCCGTGCTGTTCGGCGCGGCGCTCGACTATTACCGCATCGTGGTCAACGGCGATCCGACCAACGGCGCGGTCGGCCGCGGCACGGCCCTGCCGGTCACCTTCACCATCGGTACCGGCTTCGCCGGCAAGAGCTCGATCGATCATAACCTCGGCCCCGAAGACCTGATCGACTGGAAGCGGGTCGCATTTCCCGCGGGCGACTCACCGGCCGCGAAGCCCGTCGACGAGCGGACCGAACCGGCCCGCAGCACCGACGCAACGGTGCAGGCGCTGAAGGAAGAAATCCGGCGCATCGTCGCCGAGGAACTGGCGCGGAGCTGA
- a CDS encoding TauD/TfdA family dioxygenase → MSYAHISVEPMTPNIGAMVSNVDLNAVRSDAVYEEIKAALWQYHVLFFRNQPIEPEPYIRLGGQFGELEEHEFFPHIEGYPQIQTIAHEGYDQPETDRWHTDVTFRARPSSVNLLRAVKLPPSGGDTVWSSTAAAFDALPDQVKTMLLGLKADHDLPHHQRRIDFYRRVEEGRIGGQSMMNSMANEHEFRLIEQNPIVTHPAVINHPVTGRLTLFVNSIWTKKFFGIHLDISDALLAMLFEWVKKPEFLVRFRWETDSLVIWDNFATQHYAVFDYAPHYRGMHRMTAGSAEPRLDMATVPAHLRPPAASAGNGAGPRSIIDSDRLAAAPAAERAAVHAVFNALDGVDLDAIGARAAGI, encoded by the coding sequence ATGAGCTATGCCCATATTTCGGTCGAGCCGATGACGCCGAATATCGGCGCCATGGTCTCGAACGTCGATCTCAATGCCGTGCGGAGCGACGCCGTCTACGAAGAGATCAAGGCGGCGCTGTGGCAATACCACGTCCTGTTCTTCCGCAACCAGCCGATCGAGCCGGAGCCCTATATCCGCTTGGGCGGCCAGTTCGGCGAACTGGAGGAGCACGAGTTCTTCCCGCACATCGAGGGCTATCCCCAGATCCAGACCATCGCCCACGAGGGCTACGACCAGCCGGAAACCGACCGCTGGCACACCGACGTGACGTTCCGCGCCCGGCCGAGCAGCGTCAACCTGCTGCGCGCGGTGAAGCTGCCGCCGTCCGGCGGCGACACCGTCTGGTCGTCGACCGCCGCGGCGTTCGATGCGCTGCCCGACCAGGTCAAGACCATGCTGCTCGGCCTCAAGGCGGATCACGACCTGCCGCACCACCAGCGCCGGATCGATTTCTACCGCCGGGTCGAGGAAGGCCGGATCGGCGGCCAGTCGATGATGAATTCGATGGCGAACGAGCACGAGTTCCGGCTGATCGAGCAGAACCCGATCGTGACCCACCCCGCCGTCATCAACCATCCGGTCACCGGGCGGCTGACCCTGTTCGTCAATTCGATCTGGACCAAAAAGTTCTTCGGCATCCATCTCGATATCAGCGATGCGCTGCTCGCCATGCTCTTCGAATGGGTCAAGAAGCCGGAGTTCCTGGTGCGCTTCCGCTGGGAGACGGATTCGCTGGTGATCTGGGACAATTTCGCGACCCAGCACTACGCGGTGTTCGACTACGCGCCCCACTACCGGGGCATGCACCGGATGACCGCCGGATCGGCCGAGCCGCGCCTCGACATGGCGACGGTTCCGGCGCATCTGCGGCCGCCCGCGGCATCCGCCGGCAACGGCGCCGGGCCGCGCTCGATTATCGACAGCGACAGGCTGGCCGCCGCACCCGCCGCCGAACGGGCCGCGGTCCACGCTGTGTTCAACGCCCTGGACGGCGTCGATCTCGATGCCATCGGCGCGCGCGCAGCCGGCATCTGA